Proteins from one Syngnathoides biaculeatus isolate LvHL_M chromosome 8, ASM1980259v1, whole genome shotgun sequence genomic window:
- the dusp14 gene encoding dual specificity protein phosphatase 14, with protein sequence MGSRSQGFFPPHHHHHHHHHHRSSSTAPLPSSSVPRLPPEGGMAQITPGLFLSRGNVASNRGLLLAKGITCVVNATLELPNFNWPHVEYVKVPLADAPHSPISLYFDGVADKIHSVGRKRGAVLVHCAAGVSRSASLCLAYLMKYHRVSLADAHAWVKARRPVIRPNGGFWRQLIEYERKLFGRNSVKMVQTPYGVIPDVYQRDRRSLAPYWGL encoded by the coding sequence ATGGGTTCTCGCAGCCAAGGCTTcttccccccccaccaccaccaccaccaccaccaccaccatcgtAGCTCCTCCACGGCGCCGCTGCCATCGTCGTCGGTTCCCCGCCTGCCGCCCGAGGGCGGCATGGCCCAGATCACGCCGGGCCTGTTCCTGAGCCGCGGCAACGTAGCCTCCAACCGCGGCCTGCTTCTGGCCAAGGGCATCACGTGCGTGGTCAACGCGACGCTGGAGCTGCCCAACTTCAACTGGCCGCACGTTGAGTACGTGAAGGTGCCGCTGGCGGACGCGCCGCACTCGCCCATCTCGCTCTACTTCGACGGCGTGGCCGACAAGATCCACAGCGTGGGCCGCAAGCGCGGCGCCGTCCTGGTGCACTGCGCGGCGGGCGTCAGCCGCTCCGCCTCGCTGTGCCTGGCCTACCTCATGAAGTACCACCGCGTGTCGCTCGCCGACGCCCACGCCTGGGTCAAGGCCCGCCGGCCCGTCATCCGGCCCAACGGCGGCTTCTGGCGCCAGCTCATCGAGTACGAACGCAAGCTGTTCGGAAGGAACTCGGTCAAGATGGTGCAGACGCCCTACGGGGTCATCCCAGATGTGTACCAGAGAGACCGCCGCAGTCTGGCGCCCTACTGGGGACTGTGA
- the tada2a gene encoding transcriptional adapter 2-alpha isoform X2, whose amino-acid sequence MEHLSSFGNDPFDKPPCRGCSSYLTEPYVKCAECGPSPFRLCLQCFTRGFEYKKHQSDHNYEIMTSDFPVLEPGWTAQEEMALLEAVMDCGFGNWQDVAYQMRSKSKEECESHYMKNFINNPLFSSTLLGLRKTKDARFADSAIPFKPSEDPPRPTFDSVLSRDMAGYMPARADFIEEFDNYAEWDLKDIDFVDDDSDVLRALKLAVVDIYHSRLKERQRRKKIIRDHGLINMRKFQIQEHCYPKEVQDLYELMRRFARVTGPVEHDKFIESHALEFELRREVRRLQEYRKAGIKSFCSAKVFERVKRLREDERRKRTALCDVLQYINDGRACRQWLSKQAAIDAGIAPAVATVTTSATGRRSAPPLNLTGLPGTEKLNEREKELCQVVRLVPGAYLEYKQALLDECRRQGGLRLAQARALIKIDVNKTRKIYDFLLKEGIITKA is encoded by the exons ATGGAGCACCTTTCCTCATTTGGGA ACGACCCCTTCGATAAGCCGCCGTGCCGAGGCTGCTCGTCGTACCTCACCGAGCCGTACGTAAAGTGTGCCGAATGCGGACCTTCACCTTTCCGCCTCTGCCTCCAG tgttTCACCAGAGGGTTCGAGTACAAAAAACACCAAAGTGACCACAACTATGAAATTATG ACCTCCGACTTCCCCGTTCTGGAGCCCGGCTGGACGGCGCAGGAAGAGATGGCTCTGCTGGAGGCCGTGATGGATTGTGGCTTTGGGAACTG GCAGGACGTGGCCTATCAGATGCGCAGCAAAAGCAAAGAGGAGTGCGAGAGTCACTACATGAAGAACTTCATCAACAACCCTCTGTTCTCGTCCACGCTGCTCGGCCTACGCAAGACCAAAGACGCTCGCTTTGCCGACAGCGCCATTCCTTTCAAAC CGAGCGAGGACCCGCCTCGGCCCACGTTCGACTCGGTGCTCTCCAGGGACATGGCGGGATACATGCCGGCCAGAGCCGACTTCATCGAG GAATTTGACAACTACGCCGAATGGGATCTGAAAGACATCGACTTTGTGGACGACGACTCGGACGTCCTGCGCG CGCTCAAGCTGGCCGTGGTGGATATTTACCACTCGCGTCTGAAGGAGAGACAGCGCAGAAAGAA gaTAATTCGCGATCACGGACTCATCAACATGCGCAAATTCCAAA TCCAGGAGCATTGCTACCCCAAGGAGGTCCAGGATCTCTACGAGCTCATGAGACGATTTGCCAGAGTCACCGGACCCGTGGAACACGACAAATTCATTGAAAGCCACGCAC TGGAATTCGAGCTTCGACGGGAAGTCCGCAGGCTGCAGGAGTACCGCAAGGCCGGCATCAAGTCTTTTTGCA GTGCCAAAGTGTTCGAGCGCGTGAAGCGGCTGCGCGAGGACGAGCGTCGCAAGAGGACGGCGCTGTGCGACGTGCTGCAGTACATCAACGACGGGCGGGCCTGCCGCCAGTGGCTCAGCAAGCAGGCCGCCAT AGATGCGGGCATCGCACCGGCCGTCGCGACCGTCACGACGTCAG CAACGGGGCGGAGGAGCGCGCCCCCCCTCAACCTGACCGGACTGCCTGGGACGGAAAAACTCAACGAGCGGGAGAAAGAG TTGTGTCAGGTCGTGCGTCTGGTGCCCGGCGCCTATCTGGAGTACAAGCAGGCCCTGCTGGACGAGTGCCGTCGCCAGGGCGGCCTGCGGCTGGCTCAGGCGCGAGCGCTCATCAAGATCGACGTCAACAAGACGCGCAAGATCTACGACTTCCTGCTCAAGGAAGGAATCATCACCAAGGCTTAG
- the tada2a gene encoding transcriptional adapter 2-alpha isoform X1 has translation METPKTPICDDPFDKPPCRGCSSYLTEPYVKCAECGPSPFRLCLQCFTRGFEYKKHQSDHNYEIMTSDFPVLEPGWTAQEEMALLEAVMDCGFGNWQDVAYQMRSKSKEECESHYMKNFINNPLFSSTLLGLRKTKDARFADSAIPFKPSEDPPRPTFDSVLSRDMAGYMPARADFIEEFDNYAEWDLKDIDFVDDDSDVLRALKLAVVDIYHSRLKERQRRKKIIRDHGLINMRKFQIQEHCYPKEVQDLYELMRRFARVTGPVEHDKFIESHALEFELRREVRRLQEYRKAGIKSFCSAKVFERVKRLREDERRKRTALCDVLQYINDGRACRQWLSKQAAIDAGIAPAVATVTTSATGRRSAPPLNLTGLPGTEKLNEREKELCQVVRLVPGAYLEYKQALLDECRRQGGLRLAQARALIKIDVNKTRKIYDFLLKEGIITKA, from the exons ACGACCCCTTCGATAAGCCGCCGTGCCGAGGCTGCTCGTCGTACCTCACCGAGCCGTACGTAAAGTGTGCCGAATGCGGACCTTCACCTTTCCGCCTCTGCCTCCAG tgttTCACCAGAGGGTTCGAGTACAAAAAACACCAAAGTGACCACAACTATGAAATTATG ACCTCCGACTTCCCCGTTCTGGAGCCCGGCTGGACGGCGCAGGAAGAGATGGCTCTGCTGGAGGCCGTGATGGATTGTGGCTTTGGGAACTG GCAGGACGTGGCCTATCAGATGCGCAGCAAAAGCAAAGAGGAGTGCGAGAGTCACTACATGAAGAACTTCATCAACAACCCTCTGTTCTCGTCCACGCTGCTCGGCCTACGCAAGACCAAAGACGCTCGCTTTGCCGACAGCGCCATTCCTTTCAAAC CGAGCGAGGACCCGCCTCGGCCCACGTTCGACTCGGTGCTCTCCAGGGACATGGCGGGATACATGCCGGCCAGAGCCGACTTCATCGAG GAATTTGACAACTACGCCGAATGGGATCTGAAAGACATCGACTTTGTGGACGACGACTCGGACGTCCTGCGCG CGCTCAAGCTGGCCGTGGTGGATATTTACCACTCGCGTCTGAAGGAGAGACAGCGCAGAAAGAA gaTAATTCGCGATCACGGACTCATCAACATGCGCAAATTCCAAA TCCAGGAGCATTGCTACCCCAAGGAGGTCCAGGATCTCTACGAGCTCATGAGACGATTTGCCAGAGTCACCGGACCCGTGGAACACGACAAATTCATTGAAAGCCACGCAC TGGAATTCGAGCTTCGACGGGAAGTCCGCAGGCTGCAGGAGTACCGCAAGGCCGGCATCAAGTCTTTTTGCA GTGCCAAAGTGTTCGAGCGCGTGAAGCGGCTGCGCGAGGACGAGCGTCGCAAGAGGACGGCGCTGTGCGACGTGCTGCAGTACATCAACGACGGGCGGGCCTGCCGCCAGTGGCTCAGCAAGCAGGCCGCCAT AGATGCGGGCATCGCACCGGCCGTCGCGACCGTCACGACGTCAG CAACGGGGCGGAGGAGCGCGCCCCCCCTCAACCTGACCGGACTGCCTGGGACGGAAAAACTCAACGAGCGGGAGAAAGAG TTGTGTCAGGTCGTGCGTCTGGTGCCCGGCGCCTATCTGGAGTACAAGCAGGCCCTGCTGGACGAGTGCCGTCGCCAGGGCGGCCTGCGGCTGGCTCAGGCGCGAGCGCTCATCAAGATCGACGTCAACAAGACGCGCAAGATCTACGACTTCCTGCTCAAGGAAGGAATCATCACCAAGGCTTAG